The Parasteatoda tepidariorum isolate YZ-2023 chromosome X2, CAS_Ptep_4.0, whole genome shotgun sequence genome includes a region encoding these proteins:
- the LOC107447772 gene encoding putative inhibitor of apoptosis isoform X2 has translation MPNNNVSGSVRFANSNFQVVQNSGSTLPVDYSYEEERIKSFVPWPVHYPVDPLRLSKAGFYYAGNEDEVICFSCHGHIKDWNYGDIVQKKHSTLFPNCDFVNGRSRNVPIVNKKNQKQGSPDSKQKAPTSESTKYLAEIMKNINYNKMKTLDDRLKSFEKQWPLNNIDISKLAAAGFFYLGVEDKVQCPFCKGIVSNWESKDDPFEEHKKHFPWCDYLSDENHTIEKLPWFHSKSEDLCGNMQKHVLEQASVKSKLLDQDQEHLNLEQLGIHLYSSPAHPQQASLSARLRSFTAWPKTAPVSKEDLANAGFFYIGIGDHTKCFHCNGGLCNWEVGDDPWVEHAKWFCNCHFLRLNKGDEFVEEVLKTNVPENMLEKKAEDVSKFFCSDTLLAKVDEAMASSAVKYVLDSGLFPHYIVRVAVLRQIEETGSSFSDLNDLCSAVSCLKDEMEKLPVDREKSAESLNLNELDIRKCTISEMNQEQSSAAEGHSQGSLQGIHESADCSTKLVPQKCADKSETSGDHCLCKICMDKEVGVVFLPCGHLLACTECAGAMELCPMCRKPIQATIRAYLP, from the exons ATGCCTAACAACAATGTGTCTGGAAGTGTTCGTTTTGCAAATTCTAACTTTCAAGTGGTTCAGAACAGTGGATCTACTTTACCTGTTGATTATTCTTATGAAGAAGAAAGAATAAAGTCCTTCGTGCCTTGGCCTGTACATTATCCCGTTGATCCATTACGCTTATCAAAAGCAGGGTTTTATTATGCTGGTAATGAAGATGAAGTTATTTGTTTCAGCTGTCATGGTCATATCAAAGATTGGAATTATGGAGATATTGTACAAAAAAAGCATTCAACGTTATTTCCTAATTGCGATTTTGTCAATGGAAGGTCAAGAAATGTTCCtatagttaacaaaaaaaatcaaaagcaagGCAGTCCTGACTCTAAACAAAAAGCTCCAACTTCtgaaagtacaaaatatttagctgaaatcatgaaaaacattaattataataaaatgaaaacacttGATGATcgattaaaatcatttgaaaaacagTGGCCACTTAACAATATCGATATTTCAAAACTTGCTGCTGCtggttttttttatcttggtGTGGAAGATAAGGTGCAATGTCCATTTTGTAAAGGCATAGTTAGTAACTGGGAATCTAAAGATGATCCTTTTGAGGAGCATAAGAAACATTTTCCTTGGTGTGATTATTTGTCAGATGAAAATCACACAATTGAGAAGTTGCCTTGGTTTCATTCTAAATCTGAAGATTTGTGTGGAAATATGCAAAAACATGTACTTGAACAAGCATcagtaaaatcaaaacttttagaTCAAGATcaagaacatttaaatttagagCAACTTGGCATACATTTATATAGCAGTCCTGCTCATCCACAACAAGCAAGTCTGAGTGCACGCTTACGCTCCTTTACAGCCTGGCCCAAAACAGCTCCTGTGTCCAAAGAGGACTTGGCAAATGCAGGATTTTTTTACatag GTATTGGGGATCATACTAAGTGCTTTCACTGTAATGGAGGTTTGTGTAATTGGGAAGTTGGAGATGATCCTTGGGTAGAACATGCAAAATGGTTTTGTAACTGTCACTTCTTAAGGCTGAACAAAGGAGATGAATTTGTTGAAGaagttttgaaaactaatgTTCCTGAAAATATGCTG gAAAAGAAAGCTGAAGATgtatccaaatttttttgttctgataCTTTATTGGCCAAAGTCGATGAAGCAATGGCCTCTAGTGCTGTGAAATATGTTCTTGATTCTGGTTTATTTCCCCATTATATTGTCCGAGTTGCTGTATTAAGACAAATAGAAGAAACTGGCTCTAGTTTCTCTGATTTAAATGATCTATGTTCTGCAGTTTCATGCTTGAAAGATGAAATGGAAAAACTTCCTGTAGATAG GGAGAAATCTGCTGAAAGTCTCAATTTAAATGAACTTGATATCAGAAAGTGTACGATCAGTGAGATGAACCAAGAGCAAAGTTCTGCTGCTGAAGGTCATTCACAAGGCTCACTTCAGGGAATTCATGAATCAGCTGACTGTAGTA CTAAACTAGTCCCCCAAAAATGTGCAGACAAGAGTGAAACTTCTGGAGACCACTGTTTGTGTAAAATATGTATGGATAAAGAAGTCGGTGTAGTTTTCCTTCCTTGTGGTCATCTTCTTGCCTGTACAGAGTGTGCAGGAGCTATGGAACTTTGTCCTATGTGCCGGAAGCCCATTCAAGCAACTATCAGAGCATATCTTCCATAG
- the LOC107447772 gene encoding putative inhibitor of apoptosis isoform X1: MLRSKVIMPNNNVSGSVRFANSNFQVVQNSGSTLPVDYSYEEERIKSFVPWPVHYPVDPLRLSKAGFYYAGNEDEVICFSCHGHIKDWNYGDIVQKKHSTLFPNCDFVNGRSRNVPIVNKKNQKQGSPDSKQKAPTSESTKYLAEIMKNINYNKMKTLDDRLKSFEKQWPLNNIDISKLAAAGFFYLGVEDKVQCPFCKGIVSNWESKDDPFEEHKKHFPWCDYLSDENHTIEKLPWFHSKSEDLCGNMQKHVLEQASVKSKLLDQDQEHLNLEQLGIHLYSSPAHPQQASLSARLRSFTAWPKTAPVSKEDLANAGFFYIGIGDHTKCFHCNGGLCNWEVGDDPWVEHAKWFCNCHFLRLNKGDEFVEEVLKTNVPENMLEKKAEDVSKFFCSDTLLAKVDEAMASSAVKYVLDSGLFPHYIVRVAVLRQIEETGSSFSDLNDLCSAVSCLKDEMEKLPVDREKSAESLNLNELDIRKCTISEMNQEQSSAAEGHSQGSLQGIHESADCSTKLVPQKCADKSETSGDHCLCKICMDKEVGVVFLPCGHLLACTECAGAMELCPMCRKPIQATIRAYLP, encoded by the exons ATGTTGCGATCTAAA GTTATCATGCCTAACAACAATGTGTCTGGAAGTGTTCGTTTTGCAAATTCTAACTTTCAAGTGGTTCAGAACAGTGGATCTACTTTACCTGTTGATTATTCTTATGAAGAAGAAAGAATAAAGTCCTTCGTGCCTTGGCCTGTACATTATCCCGTTGATCCATTACGCTTATCAAAAGCAGGGTTTTATTATGCTGGTAATGAAGATGAAGTTATTTGTTTCAGCTGTCATGGTCATATCAAAGATTGGAATTATGGAGATATTGTACAAAAAAAGCATTCAACGTTATTTCCTAATTGCGATTTTGTCAATGGAAGGTCAAGAAATGTTCCtatagttaacaaaaaaaatcaaaagcaagGCAGTCCTGACTCTAAACAAAAAGCTCCAACTTCtgaaagtacaaaatatttagctgaaatcatgaaaaacattaattataataaaatgaaaacacttGATGATcgattaaaatcatttgaaaaacagTGGCCACTTAACAATATCGATATTTCAAAACTTGCTGCTGCtggttttttttatcttggtGTGGAAGATAAGGTGCAATGTCCATTTTGTAAAGGCATAGTTAGTAACTGGGAATCTAAAGATGATCCTTTTGAGGAGCATAAGAAACATTTTCCTTGGTGTGATTATTTGTCAGATGAAAATCACACAATTGAGAAGTTGCCTTGGTTTCATTCTAAATCTGAAGATTTGTGTGGAAATATGCAAAAACATGTACTTGAACAAGCATcagtaaaatcaaaacttttagaTCAAGATcaagaacatttaaatttagagCAACTTGGCATACATTTATATAGCAGTCCTGCTCATCCACAACAAGCAAGTCTGAGTGCACGCTTACGCTCCTTTACAGCCTGGCCCAAAACAGCTCCTGTGTCCAAAGAGGACTTGGCAAATGCAGGATTTTTTTACatag GTATTGGGGATCATACTAAGTGCTTTCACTGTAATGGAGGTTTGTGTAATTGGGAAGTTGGAGATGATCCTTGGGTAGAACATGCAAAATGGTTTTGTAACTGTCACTTCTTAAGGCTGAACAAAGGAGATGAATTTGTTGAAGaagttttgaaaactaatgTTCCTGAAAATATGCTG gAAAAGAAAGCTGAAGATgtatccaaatttttttgttctgataCTTTATTGGCCAAAGTCGATGAAGCAATGGCCTCTAGTGCTGTGAAATATGTTCTTGATTCTGGTTTATTTCCCCATTATATTGTCCGAGTTGCTGTATTAAGACAAATAGAAGAAACTGGCTCTAGTTTCTCTGATTTAAATGATCTATGTTCTGCAGTTTCATGCTTGAAAGATGAAATGGAAAAACTTCCTGTAGATAG GGAGAAATCTGCTGAAAGTCTCAATTTAAATGAACTTGATATCAGAAAGTGTACGATCAGTGAGATGAACCAAGAGCAAAGTTCTGCTGCTGAAGGTCATTCACAAGGCTCACTTCAGGGAATTCATGAATCAGCTGACTGTAGTA CTAAACTAGTCCCCCAAAAATGTGCAGACAAGAGTGAAACTTCTGGAGACCACTGTTTGTGTAAAATATGTATGGATAAAGAAGTCGGTGTAGTTTTCCTTCCTTGTGGTCATCTTCTTGCCTGTACAGAGTGTGCAGGAGCTATGGAACTTTGTCCTATGTGCCGGAAGCCCATTCAAGCAACTATCAGAGCATATCTTCCATAG